The following coding sequences lie in one Treponema sp. OMZ 790 genomic window:
- a CDS encoding DUF2185 domain-containing protein, translated as MDKKWSVKVEDMKELFHWDEPEGCLATDRIMVEGEKVGYMYREYPDFEGDSGWRFTCGDEDDEYMNNPKNSGIYELNSVANNDEDIIPLLDSPLGTAFYRDDSGKFVQDRFNILARQEIDEILYQHSIENKKDYKSRSPEEIAQMYEEFKIICGKYEISEDEVEEIIASIFGE; from the coding sequence ATGGATAAAAAATGGAGTGTAAAAGTAGAAGATATGAAAGAACTTTTTCACTGGGATGAGCCGGAGGGCTGTTTAGCGACAGATAGAATTATGGTAGAGGGTGAAAAGGTAGGATATATGTACAGAGAATATCCCGACTTTGAAGGTGATAGTGGCTGGAGGTTTACTTGTGGGGACGAAGACGACGAATATATGAACAATCCAAAGAACTCCGGAATATACGAGTTAAATTCAGTCGCAAATAATGACGAAGATATTATTCCATTATTAGATTCTCCACTTGGAACAGCATTTTATAGAGATGATAGCGGAAAGTTTGTACAAGATCGGTTTAATATTCTTGCAAGACAGGAAATTGATGAAATTTTGTATCAACATAGTATTGAGAACAAAAAAGACTATAAAAGCAGATCTCCTGAAGAAATTGCACAGATGTACGAAGAGTTCAAAATTATTTGTGGGAAATATGAGATTTCTGAGGATGAAGTCGAGGAAATTATAGCAAGTATTTTTGGAGAATAA
- a CDS encoding TetR/AcrR family transcriptional regulator — MPANFTKEEREILIRKFYEQGYVLLKTHGYKKLKVSDIAAAIGIGTGTFYNFFKSKDEFIIWLIKKRKEEAFNLFLSLAEKFPKGIPFEAMEQYLIDTISHFNLYRLLSQAEYNKLQKKYGLLDNRNEQTKENGKFMMEKLATSKTLEDFLLFADAFTIIVIGTSDLTKLNPKVTDEVTKKLIHAACKMLY; from the coding sequence ATGCCGGCTAATTTTACAAAAGAAGAACGGGAAATTTTAATACGGAAATTTTATGAGCAAGGATATGTTTTACTTAAAACTCATGGATACAAAAAATTAAAAGTTTCCGATATTGCCGCAGCCATCGGTATCGGAACCGGAACGTTTTATAATTTTTTTAAAAGTAAGGATGAATTTATCATTTGGCTCATCAAAAAAAGAAAAGAGGAAGCTTTTAACCTGTTTTTATCGCTGGCGGAAAAATTCCCGAAAGGCATACCCTTTGAAGCTATGGAACAATATTTGATTGATACTATTTCGCATTTCAATCTTTACCGATTACTTTCACAAGCCGAGTATAATAAGCTGCAAAAAAAATACGGCTTACTTGATAATAGGAATGAACAAACAAAGGAAAACGGAAAATTTATGATGGAAAAACTTGCGACTTCAAAAACGCTTGAAGACTTTCTTTTGTTTGCGGACGCATTTACAATAATTGTTATCGGCACTTCCGATTTGACTAAATTAAATCCGAAAGTTACCGATGAGGTAACTAAAAAGTTAATACACGCCGCATGTAAGATGTTGTATTAG
- a CDS encoding flavodoxin, which produces MENNIKSEIFGDEKYAKTEEKEIIKLEVKEVIIMSPLVVYYSYSGITRRLAEDIALITDGDLRELKPQKPYSFSYNTAVKEAREEIEKGYCPPLVQGTETIENAEVVFIGSPNWLKTFAPPVLSFLRTVDLSGKTIIPFCTHGGGGFGRMIEDYKKECKNSIIKDGIALKGDYSFDELKIWLDSNL; this is translated from the coding sequence TTGGAGAATAATATCAAATCAGAAATTTTTGGGGATGAAAAGTATGCCAAAACCGAAGAAAAAGAAATAATCAAATTAGAAGTTAAGGAGGTAATTATAATGAGTCCTTTAGTTGTATATTATTCATATTCAGGAATAACAAGAAGATTGGCAGAAGATATTGCGTTGATTACTGATGGAGATTTGAGAGAGCTGAAGCCACAAAAGCCTTATTCATTCTCATATAATACAGCTGTAAAAGAAGCGAGAGAAGAAATCGAAAAAGGATACTGTCCACCTCTTGTTCAAGGAACGGAAACTATTGAAAATGCAGAGGTGGTTTTTATTGGCTCTCCTAATTGGCTTAAAACTTTTGCCCCACCCGTGCTATCGTTTTTAAGAACGGTTGATTTAAGTGGAAAGACAATCATTCCGTTTTGCACGCATGGCGGAGGTGGTTTTGGGAGAATGATTGAAGATTACAAAAAGGAATGTAAAAATTCAATTATTAAAGATGGAATAGCCTTAAAAGGAGATTACAGTTTTGATGAACTAAAAATATGGTTAGATAGTAATTTATAA
- a CDS encoding ATP-binding cassette domain-containing protein: MILFENFYFTYDGEEKSSLTNINLKINEGECVIITGLSGCGKTTLLRIINGLCPSIFQGSALGTFKTRFYDYNNSFAAFNSAYTASILQNPKSSFLFSNAEEECTYSAKCIGKSKERIEVKLKECKEKYTQLLLHKNILNISSGEAQTLSILSSLIKTPKIIVMDEPTANLDINEITNLKRHINELKKNNVTIVIAEHRVGYLKDICDAVYVMQDGRLIDDEKYEIRSQNINFSRPAKANPDIKKDNLNISNLNYRIKNNTILKNVHVSINSSMVTAIVGKNGSGKTTLGKLIAGLIQSKKSVFTLNDKILSTKDRINMSYFCMQESYHQMVTGSVKEEILLQNNQLTDFEIKSLLELVDMSDFENKHPSKLSGGQVLRLAVLLAYISNNKIIVLDEPTSGLDFKRMKLICNLIKKMREEGRFIFLISHDLELLSEVADEYILLEQGKIIEHKKLDTQNDFKQMISQILNKEKIEENVFITKENNTASKINPVVNLIVFFTIANAVFFYPVEQSSVYLMLLTGIIIFLNKNYMLLVKMLMFYFLLAKAKMLCPLYYQIFIEIFLMRGTICAYALKNITANTKLITIIESLEKIKLTDYILIPVISLLRLFPMMRYDSSIAYMSLKTRKLIKNRSPVAVWNFIIVPIVFSLIRSAENLSCGIETKGMIINKKRTILTQVKFKLMDYILLITYIAIYTFLFIGEIKWITN, from the coding sequence ATGATACTGTTTGAGAATTTTTATTTTACCTATGATGGAGAAGAAAAATCATCTTTGACGAATATAAATTTGAAGATAAATGAAGGTGAATGTGTTATTATTACCGGCTTGAGCGGCTGCGGAAAAACAACATTGTTAAGAATAATCAATGGACTTTGTCCAAGCATATTTCAAGGAAGTGCTTTAGGAACTTTTAAAACACGCTTTTATGATTACAACAACAGTTTTGCAGCTTTTAACTCTGCCTATACAGCCAGCATACTGCAAAATCCTAAAAGCAGTTTTTTATTTTCAAATGCGGAGGAAGAATGTACCTATTCCGCAAAATGTATTGGAAAAAGCAAAGAACGAATAGAAGTTAAATTGAAAGAATGCAAAGAAAAATATACCCAATTATTATTGCATAAAAATATTTTGAATATTTCAAGCGGAGAAGCTCAAACGTTAAGTATTTTAAGCAGCTTAATAAAAACACCAAAGATAATTGTTATGGATGAGCCCACGGCGAATTTAGATATAAACGAAATAACTAACTTGAAAAGACATATTAATGAGCTTAAAAAAAATAATGTAACAATAGTTATTGCAGAACATAGGGTTGGGTATCTAAAAGATATCTGCGATGCGGTATATGTAATGCAAGACGGACGGTTAATCGATGATGAAAAATATGAAATAAGAAGTCAAAACATCAATTTTTCAAGACCGGCAAAAGCAAATCCGGACATAAAAAAAGATAACCTGAATATTTCAAACCTGAATTATCGTATTAAAAATAATACAATTTTAAAAAATGTACATGTATCTATCAACTCATCTATGGTAACGGCAATTGTAGGTAAAAACGGCTCCGGTAAAACGACATTGGGTAAATTAATTGCAGGTTTAATACAATCTAAAAAATCCGTTTTTACCTTGAATGATAAGATTCTTTCAACCAAAGACAGAATAAATATGTCTTATTTTTGTATGCAGGAAAGCTATCATCAAATGGTTACCGGATCGGTCAAAGAAGAAATACTGCTTCAAAATAATCAGCTCACGGATTTTGAAATAAAATCGCTTCTTGAATTGGTTGATATGAGTGATTTTGAAAACAAACACCCGTCTAAACTGTCGGGCGGGCAGGTTTTAAGATTAGCGGTTCTTTTAGCATACATCAGCAATAATAAGATTATCGTTTTAGATGAGCCGACAAGCGGTTTGGATTTTAAACGAATGAAACTTATATGCAATTTAATTAAAAAAATGAGAGAAGAAGGAAGATTTATCTTTCTCATTTCTCACGACTTGGAACTATTATCGGAAGTTGCCGATGAGTACATTCTTTTAGAACAAGGAAAAATTATTGAGCATAAAAAACTTGATACTCAAAATGATTTCAAGCAGATGATTTCTCAAATTTTAAATAAAGAAAAGATAGAAGAAAATGTTTTTATTACCAAAGAAAATAATACAGCTTCAAAAATTAATCCTGTTGTTAATCTCATTGTATTTTTTACGATTGCCAATGCGGTATTTTTTTATCCGGTAGAACAAAGTTCCGTTTATTTAATGTTGCTAACGGGAATTATCATTTTTCTTAACAAAAACTATATGCTGTTAGTAAAAATGCTTATGTTTTATTTTCTATTGGCTAAAGCAAAAATGCTTTGCCCATTATATTATCAAATATTTATCGAAATTTTTCTTATGAGAGGAACGATATGCGCGTATGCGCTAAAAAATATAACGGCAAATACAAAACTTATAACTATTATCGAATCTTTAGAAAAAATAAAACTGACTGATTACATATTGATACCGGTTATATCTTTGCTTCGATTATTTCCGATGATGAGATACGACTCATCGATTGCCTATATGAGTTTAAAAACCAGAAAGTTGATTAAAAACAGAAGTCCTGTTGCTGTTTGGAATTTTATTATCGTGCCGATTGTTTTCAGTCTGATAAGAAGTGCTGAAAACTTATCTTGCGGAATTGAAACAAAGGGTATGATTATTAACAAAAAAAGAACAATATTGACACAGGTCAAGTTCAAACTAATGGATTATATATTATTGATTACATATATAGCGATTTACACATTTTTATTTATAGGAGAAATAAAATGGATAACAAATTAA
- a CDS encoding ABC transporter permease: MVQSFNFTFKVLRNTKGFIVSMIIMPIFMILLVSITLAYSNVPTVAYIGEKAPNVTNIKMMKIDEREKNYFLGISQGTLVIRTNSNGEVEKYYSSIKNNPLIPLIENADKNAEVFTERPSINYSIGTMLFKLLTAAGLLATVLIQEKGNGILLRVKNSKTKLSTYILGKSVAIMFVYEIATIAILTFYKFANYDFGKSNVIDLGIIFTVALFISTGIYIFVAGLIKNEGLIWGISSGIIFPLGICSGILFPIEYMPEWMKRIAHISPLYYMQHSITSGKLETVPIVIMLSISLILGLIGIRLIEKGR, from the coding sequence ATGGTACAGTCATTTAATTTTACTTTCAAAGTTTTACGAAATACAAAAGGCTTCATTGTTTCAATGATCATTATGCCTATATTTATGATATTGCTTGTAAGTATCACTTTGGCATATTCAAATGTCCCGACAGTTGCATATATCGGAGAAAAAGCGCCGAATGTAACAAATATAAAAATGATGAAGATAGACGAAAGAGAAAAAAATTATTTTTTAGGAATATCACAAGGAACTTTGGTTATACGGACAAACAGTAATGGAGAAGTTGAAAAATATTACAGCAGCATAAAAAACAATCCGTTAATACCTTTAATCGAAAATGCGGATAAAAATGCTGAAGTCTTTACGGAAAGACCGAGCATAAACTATTCAATCGGAACGATGCTGTTTAAATTACTGACAGCGGCAGGTTTGTTAGCGACCGTTTTAATCCAAGAAAAAGGAAACGGAATACTATTAAGGGTGAAAAACTCCAAGACAAAATTAAGCACCTATATTTTGGGAAAAAGTGTTGCAATTATGTTTGTATATGAGATTGCAACGATTGCAATTTTGACGTTTTACAAATTTGCAAACTATGATTTCGGAAAATCCAATGTAATTGATTTGGGAATTATATTCACCGTTGCACTTTTTATTTCAACGGGAATATATATTTTTGTTGCAGGATTGATTAAAAATGAAGGACTGATATGGGGAATATCATCAGGAATTATTTTTCCGCTTGGAATTTGTTCAGGTATTTTATTTCCGATTGAATATATGCCGGAGTGGATGAAGAGGATAGCTCATATTTCGCCCTTGTATTATATGCAGCATTCAATAACAAGCGGAAAACTTGAAACAGTACCTATCGTTATTATGCTGTCAATTTCTCTTATACTGGGTTTAATTGGAATAAGGTTGATTGAAAAGGGGAGATGA
- a CDS encoding ABC transporter permease translates to MLKKEMKGIVKNPIYYIVMILPFIITFIMSEGTKNYLLQRPEFAHKINATKEIVLYSGQILDAKIQFAVSELNFMLLMASILIGLSVFEERRLHIWDRIVDKRKFVLVKFFAHYIFSVVMIVFNLILFAIIFDMQTPLQSTLILLSMPTVSMLFGILIGLIVQNRAMLSNTILMIVMFMGFFGGALSLTSVLSNTKFMNVLMYISPLTLANKLIYKNLINVNPGRELVIWIAFILGFAGLCIAFIERRIKNGTVI, encoded by the coding sequence ATGCTTAAAAAAGAGATGAAGGGAATAGTTAAAAATCCCATCTATTACATTGTCATGATACTTCCATTTATCATCACATTTATTATGAGTGAAGGGACGAAAAATTATCTATTGCAACGCCCTGAATTTGCTCATAAGATAAATGCGACGAAAGAAATCGTTCTATACAGTGGACAGATTTTAGATGCAAAAATACAATTTGCGGTGAGTGAACTCAATTTTATGCTTTTGATGGCATCGATTTTGATTGGACTGAGTGTATTTGAGGAAAGAAGACTTCATATTTGGGATAGGATTGTAGATAAGCGAAAATTTGTTTTGGTTAAATTTTTTGCTCACTATATATTTTCAGTAGTGATGATTGTTTTCAATCTAATTTTATTTGCTATAATTTTTGATATGCAAACACCTTTACAGTCAACTTTAATTCTTTTAAGTATGCCGACAGTCAGTATGCTTTTTGGAATTTTGATAGGCTTAATAGTTCAAAATAGGGCAATGCTTTCAAATACGATTTTAATGATAGTTATGTTTATGGGATTTTTCGGAGGAGCTTTAAGTTTAACTTCCGTATTGTCAAATACAAAATTTATGAATGTTTTGATGTATATATCTCCGTTGACATTGGCTAATAAGTTAATTTACAAAAATTTGATCAATGTAAATCCGGGAAGGGAGCTGGTTATTTGGATTGCTTTCATTCTCGGATTTGCAGGATTATGTATTGCTTTTATAGAAAGGAGAATAAAAAATGGTACAGTCATTTAA
- a CDS encoding MptD family putative ECF transporter S component produces the protein MDNKLTIKDLVLTAAFSVLGISFMYLIPLPFLFTPYTILISPIAQSLFMALPFILTGAKIQKKWAILIYCVIWGLGGIMPYYIAMMTIAGLIGEYILSKVKDRFKGLSLSFTAAILAHYVGGTIIPYFITRQQQFEMVKQMYGEDYAVKMQNLKTIPFMIGIAATIIIVSFIGSNIAKRFFKNHF, from the coding sequence ATGGATAACAAATTAACAATTAAAGATTTAGTATTAACAGCGGCTTTTTCGGTATTAGGGATCAGTTTTATGTATTTAATTCCGCTTCCCTTTTTATTTACGCCTTACACAATCTTGATTTCACCGATTGCACAAAGTTTATTTATGGCTTTGCCCTTTATTTTGACCGGTGCTAAAATTCAAAAGAAATGGGCTATATTAATTTACTGTGTAATATGGGGATTAGGCGGAATTATGCCGTATTACATCGCAATGATGACCATTGCCGGATTGATCGGCGAATATATATTGTCTAAGGTTAAGGACAGATTTAAAGGATTAAGCCTTTCTTTTACGGCAGCTATCCTTGCACATTATGTAGGAGGAACAATAATTCCGTACTTCATTACAAGGCAACAACAATTTGAAATGGTAAAACAAATGTATGGTGAAGATTACGCTGTTAAAATGCAAAATTTAAAAACAATACCATTTATGATCGGCATCGCAGCAACTATTATCATTGTTTCTTTTATCGGCAGTAATATTGCAAAACGGTTTTTCAAAAACCATTTTTAA
- a CDS encoding ABC transporter ATP-binding protein has product MIELKQVTKRYKKFLALTDFSYRFLNGSAYGILGVNGAGKSTLINCITKNISFQGDLKFVDLSIWDIGYVPQELAIYPELSVLDNLLFFASTYKMDKKYAKERSLELIEKAGLKEKISTMAKDLSGGMKRKLNLITALVHNPKLLICDEVCVGIDPISRSEILEYLKDLKNEGLNIIYTSHYLDEVEFLCNKIIFLDKGKLILEGDTKELIDKMSEVSREKSNLSDLFMQVLRGGEYA; this is encoded by the coding sequence ATGATTGAATTAAAACAGGTAACAAAGCGGTATAAAAAATTCCTTGCGCTTACGGATTTTTCATATCGGTTTTTAAATGGAAGTGCTTACGGCATATTAGGAGTTAACGGGGCAGGTAAAAGCACCTTGATTAACTGTATTACAAAAAATATTTCATTTCAGGGAGATTTGAAATTTGTAGATTTGAGTATTTGGGATATCGGATATGTTCCGCAGGAACTTGCAATTTATCCCGAGCTTTCCGTGTTGGATAATTTGCTCTTTTTTGCTTCAACTTACAAAATGGATAAAAAATATGCTAAAGAGAGAAGTCTGGAATTAATCGAAAAAGCCGGTTTGAAAGAAAAAATTTCTACCATGGCAAAGGACTTATCCGGAGGTATGAAAAGAAAATTAAATCTGATAACAGCCTTGGTTCACAATCCTAAGCTGCTGATTTGCGATGAGGTTTGTGTCGGAATTGATCCGATTTCAAGAAGTGAAATTTTAGAATATCTTAAAGATTTAAAAAATGAAGGTTTAAATATCATTTATACTTCACATTATTTGGACGAAGTTGAATTTTTATGTAATAAAATAATATTTTTGGATAAAGGAAAATTAATTCTTGAAGGAGATACAAAGGAGCTTATTGATAAAATGTCGGAAGTAAGCCGCGAAAAATCCAATCTTTCCGACTTGTTTATGCAAGTTTTAAGGGGCGGTGAATATGCTTAA